ttgaatttatgataaaaaaatatcaaagatatTACTAAAACTCCAGAGTACGAAGTATTAGAAATAACTAAaccattgttattattaaaattaatcaagaaAATAGCAAACTTAAATGAAAACTAATGGTACATTactttttatctattttatttatttatttatttatttacgttaCAAATCACTTaagttttttgttttcttttagcttcaagaaatgaaaaatacttGGTACATTAGGAGCTATTACCGGAAAAGACTCGGTTATAGAGAGGACAAGATTTGattgtattatttataaactaatttacttattttgtaaaattaatttacttattttgtaaatgtaatcattttaatttttaaaaaataaaacttcaacatatatttatatttttcctgattaaaagaaacgatttacAATGTTAAACTTCCATAAGAAGatcgattcaaaagtattcaaagtattcaaaagcattaaaacgtatttaaaattttttttttctaatcgtttcaAATCGTATCTTTTATGAGGACTGGCTGTTTCTAAATAtactgtttttaaattaatgatgatAGTATAAATTACTGTacagatattttattaattttttctatactaagtaaaaatgtttaaaaaaatatcacgtattctttatttaattacaactaCCCCAATCCTTGATGCCACTCAAATACGTAcctatatataaaattagcaTCGATACCTCATAATCATTCATGAAAATGAACAGTAAATAATAGTTTAGATTTTGTTgtatagttttttaataattgtcgTCATTAAACATATCACGTGGgtgaaaaacaaataaatgtgCAAGAAAATAATAAGGAGTAAAAGTAATTagttttgatttatttggaatttgaatattcaaataaatttttgaaaaagcaaattattgtaaaatttatctctAAACATATACttctgtttatatatattgggtaatagtttattttaacttaaagTAAGTACATAAAATCATCAATTATTTGTACCAATAACTTTATCTGGGACagaattttacatttatttcaaatttatatgagTAATAAGTTAGAATTTTCACCAgcagaattattttaaatttgagttGACTtcttttgtgataaaaaaaaaaaaagttaacttgtATTCAACGTAAATCTTTCAACGTAGAGTTCGTAAATCTTTACCACGGCCACTCgcctaaaaaataattatctttagaattaatataaagtaaggtacccgatcagggaactagtacccgatcactcgtgtatatgtatatacagtCAGAACAAGCAGTCAGCCAGATCGCGGACGAAAAGTTCCCCTTCCCAAGCACCGTTTAAGCTGTGAGCGATGCTAAAATGACGCGAAGGAAGGGGAACTTTTCGTCCACGATCTGGCTGCACAGAGAACAAGTGATTCATACCGTCCATGGTTACAAGCGTACCAACTGATAAATCTATGATGCGATAACTCCCTGCAGTAGATTTCTTGCTAGCATAGTTATATGAAGGACATTTATGTTATAAGATAAATCTATGTTAAAACTTTCCTATGCATAATATTTCTATTGCCGGACATCTCTATGTAGGACATATCTATGCAAGAAAAATCTATATAGGACATTTCTGTTGCAGGACATCTTTATGCAAGATATCTCTATGCAGGATATTTCTATGCAGGATATCTCTATGTAGGATATCTCTATGCAGGACATTCCTATGTGGCAGATTGCTATGCTAGACAAACAAATGTCTAATTACATTTCTCCATAGTAAAATAACTTTAACACATAGAtcttagtttaaaaaaataataaatagtggaatattttttttttttattgaggcttaaatttatgaaatcggtgatattaataatgaaaatttaagtcaagaagcgtgtatttttttttttaaattaaaaaaaaattttgaaagttgATCAAAATTGTCTCGTTGTCAatcgagtaatttaaaaagttacaactcgtaaaaaaattttcggataattcttaaatattcaaataattcggaAATTCGAATTTAGAATTGAATAGTtatattcgattcgattcgaacgCGATTCGCACATCCCTAGAATTCGTTTTATTACctcataatatatattataatttcatagtataatttataaacacattgtttatttactaaatttatgaaaatataactatGCGATTGacactaaaatttttgaagtatgtaagtttagaaaattattttacagcattaatgaataattgtatttttgtatatttactCGTGAAGCCAtagttttacatatatttgtcCTACATACAAATGTCCTGCATAGAGATGTCTTGCATAGAGATTTCCTGCACACAGATATCTTACATAGAGATACCTTGTATAGAGATATCTTGCACAGAGATGTCCTGCATAGAAATATTCTGCATcgaataattttgacatcgAAATATCTTGTAATATAATTgttcttaattataattatgccGACTCAGAAATTTACTACAGAGAGATATCCgagcataaaaatttcttgcataGAGTTTTCTGTCGGTACGCTTGTAACCATGGACGGTATGAATCACTTGTTCTGActgtatattagactgggccaaaaaatttgacaacTTGTTGTTTTTGACAACTTGTATACAACTTGCGATACAATtcgacgtaaatttactacctgTATTAGACCGCAAATTCACTTCACAAGTTGTatacaaattgtcgtcaaaaacagaaaagctcgaagttgacggacatttgacgaaaaattccagGAAACTTTTATTAGGGTTTTTTTCTAGTAATAAaagttacctctaaattggggaaaaattaaccgtaaatttttctttccaactttcgctgtcaaattttcggtaaattcgggcagcaaatttcgggcgattttaattgtctaattactgtcaatttcaagctgaAGTGGCTACAGTGTAACTCCATTAACTCTAATTCCATCGTTTCGGAACTTCCCCTCAATCTTGACCTTACTACGAGCTACGCTATCTCCACCGAGGGCAACACGACCTGGTACAACAAAATGTCACTTATTGTAGATGTAAGAGTACGGCCGAATGTGGGAACATCCACAGCCTCAaaatatctatctatctaGATGCAAGAGTGCATGCGTTATAGTTTACTTCTTAAGGAAGAAGAGGCATCCATTAGCTCAGTATTACCAAGAATTTTTCACTCCTCCGTAAACTAAATATCCACgttaaggctgggccgcacctaacggaatctcgaatttaagagttctaattattttttaaataattatcataacagcAATTTTTTAAGCATCCAACTAAAAGCTGAAGACGAACTTCCTCAGAAGATTTTTATCATCCGAGAcctataaatgataaaatctaTGACTTTGCATTAACGCGCATGCGCAGGAATGATTTAGTTGTAGAAAAACGGTGGAAGAAAAGACCATTATTCTGCAGGctattcacaaaataaatagACTTAAGGCTCAGCTTCAGTCATCAACTCGTGTTTAACTGTTTAGCCTCGTGATTCATTACCACTACGCTTTCTTggttattttgttaaatattttgacgCTTTATAACGGCTCTGCGAGTTCAATATTTTCTCAATAAATAGCTTGTAAATTAAAGGCAACTATTTATTGAGTTAGTATCCGTTTTCCGccgtaaattcaaatatatttaatttaaatttcttagggCGCATTTGCTCAGACCACGTGTCTAAACTTACACGTGAATTATTTCAAACGCATTATACTATCGTCTTATTCgctctataataaattatttctaataatttatagtgtacaaagtgtaaataagttatataattatttattgttaaaattttgtgtttaatttttaattatcaaatctaGCAGACCTACACCAGAAATCCATTAAGTGTTCGCTCACTCAACAGAGCGCTTAAGTTATAAAGTCAAAAGTCGTTATAGTTTTCATCTCAATAATCAGTAACACAGAGTAATATTTACTcagtatatattattataatattaaattattgataaataaatatagtcaactgattctgaaataaatttaattaaaaggaTTGAGTTTAAGTGTTAATTGTGAAGCAGCATGGAAATTTTAAGTTACTCCGATACCAAAGAGCatcgaataatttataagtggAATATTAAGAAAGCAACATCATTTATTGAATGTTCTAAAAACGATCCCGACTCAGTAATACTTaattcaactgaatttaaAACAACTGCTAAGATTGAAAATTCATGGTATTTACGCCTGCgaattaaaaatgacaaaCTTTCAAGAAGAAAGGAATGGATATCATTATATTTGTGCCGGAAAAAtggggaaaaaaatataaaaatatcgtaTTCACTCTTTATTTTAGACAACGAAAATAAAGAGAAATTTAAGAAAACTTATTATAACACTCGCACTAAATCTAGTGAACGAGGATGTTCATGGTTTCTTGACATAAAAGGTTTGCTACAAAATGAAGATAGGTTTTTACCGAATGATACATTAACTATAGGTGTTGAACTAACTGTTTACGAAGATTATCAATCATTTCCTACTGAATTTCTGTTGGAAACACCCCAGCGTAAAATAACTGATGACCTTAAAGAACTCTATGATAGTAAGTCAAACAGTGACGTTATTTTAGTTGTgggtaatgaaaaatttaacgcTCACAAGCTCATACTGTCAACTCGAAGTCCTGTATTTTCCGCAATGTTCACCCATGAGATGAAGGAAAAGAGAGACAGCGAAGTTACTATACCTGATATAGATCcggaaattttcaataaactgTTGGAGTTTATTTATACTGACAAAATAACTAATTTGGATGCGGATGCTGCGTATTTATTAGAAGCTGCAGATAAATATCAATTGCTAAACCTGAAAAGTTTATGCGAAGAATCGTTATCTAAGTCAGTCAGGATTGATAACGCTATTGAATTGATGGTTTTAGCAGATATGCATAATGCTAATCAATTTctggagtttatttttaaatttataataaaaaattccaaagatGTTATTAAAACCCTAGAGTATGGACAATTAGAAAAAACTAGACCattgttgttattaaaattgattcaaaaattagcagacttgaatgaaaattaatgGTACATTACTTTttatctaatttatttatttatttatttacggtTTAAATCACTTtagtttttggtttttttgttattagcTCCAacagatgaaaaataattgatatatcgGAAGCAATTAACCGAAAGGACTCGATTCAAGAGAGGTCAAGATTTGattgtattatttataaattgatttacttattttgtaaatttaatcattttaatttttaaaaaataacacttccacatatatttatacttttcctgattaaaagaaacgttTTGCAATGTTAAACTTCCATAAGAAgggcgattcaaaagtattcaaagtattcaaaagctttaaaaagtatttaaaattttttttttctaatcgtttcaaatcgtttcttttatgAAGGCTGGCTGTTTCTAAACATACTGTTTTTAgattaatgatgataatatacATTACTGtacagatattttatttattttttctatactaagtaaaaatgtttaaaaaaatatcacgtattctttatttaattacaaataccCCGGTATTTAATGCCACTCAAATACATGCATATAAAATTAGCATCGATACTTCATAATTATTCACAAAAATGAACAGTAAataatagtttaaattttgttgtatagttttttaataattgtcgTCATAAAACATATCGCGTGAgtgaaaaacaaataaatgtgCAAGAAAATAATAAGGAGTAAAAGTAATTagttttgatttatttggaatttgaatattcaaataaatttttgaaaaagcaaattattgtaaaatttatctctGAACATATACTTCTGTTTATATAAATTGGGTAATAGTTTATTCTAACTCAAAGTAAGTGCATAAaatcatcaattatttttaccattAACTTTAACTGGGACAGAATttcacatttattttaaattgatatgagtaatgttaaattattcaccagtaaaattattttgaagtcAAGTCGACTTCTTtcgtgatgaaaaaaaaaaaaagttaacttacATTCAACGTAAAGTTCGTAAATCTTTACCATGGCCACTcgccaaaaaaataattatccttAGAATTAATATAAGGTAAGGTACCCGATCTATCTATCTAGATGTAAGAGTGCATGCGTCATAGTTTACTTCTTAAGGAAAGAGAGGCATAAATTAGCTCAGTAATACCAAGAACTTTTCGCTCCTCCGTAAACTCAATGTCCACGTTAAGGCTGAGCCGCACCTAACGGAATctcgaatttaagaattctaattattgtttaaataattatcataacagcAATTTTCTAAGCTTCCAACTAAAAGCAGACGAACTTCCGCAGAAGATTTTTATCATCCGAGActcataaatatttgaaaagtaattAGAACTCTTGAATTCGAGATTTCATTAGGTACGGCCGGCCTTAATGGAGTTCGTCTGTATTAGGGTCTTTAAGCCTGCAAAGAATAGGCTTCCTTACTAATTGGCTATGATAAAATCTATGACTTTGCATCAACGCGCATGCGCAGGAATGGTTTAATTGTAGAAGAATGGTGAAAGAAAAGACCATTATTCTGCAGGctattcacaaaataaatagACTTAAGGCTCAGCTTCAGTCATCAACTCGTGTTCAACTGTTTAGCCTCGTGATTCATTACCACTACGCTTTCttggttattttattaaatattttgacgcTTTATAACGGCTCTGCGAGTTCAATATTTTCTCAATAAATAGCTTGTAAATTAAAGGCAACTATTTATTGAGTTAGTATCCGTTTTCCgctgtaaattaaaatatatttaatttaaatttcttagggCGCGCTTGCTCAGTCCACGTGTCTAAACTTACACGTGAATTATTTCAAACGCTTTATACTATCGTCTTATTCGccctataataaattatttctaataatttatagtgTACAAAGTGtaagtaaattatataattatttgttgttaaaatcttgtgtttaaatattaattatcaaatctaGCAGACCTACACCAGAAATCCATTAAGTGTTCGCTCACTCAACAGTGCGCGTAAGTTATAAAGTCAAAAGTCGTTATAGTTTTCATCTCAATAATCAGTAACACagagtaatatttactaagtatatattaattataatattaaactttcgataaataaatataatcaactgattctgaaataaatttaattaaaaggaTTAAGTTTAAGTGTTTATTGTTGAGCAATATGGAAATTTTAGCATATTCCCATTGCCAAAAGCATCgagtaatttataaatggaaaattaatgaaattacatCATTCATCGAGTCTGCTCATGACGATGAAACGACAGCAAAGCTCAGCTCACCTGACTTTACGACAAATGGCAAAACTGGAACTTCATGGTTTTTACAACTGAGTCTATTACAAGAACCGGACTGGATATCTCTATATTTGTGTCGAAAAGATGGGAATGATAACAGAAGAGTACAATTATCACTCTTCATTTTagacaacaaaaataaaagacaatttttgaaaacttccTGTGGCATTCGCGATTTTACAATTGGACGGGGAATTTCTAAATTCGTTGAAATAAAAGagttgttgaaaaacaaagaTGATCTTTTACCAAATAACACCTTAACTGCATGTGTTGAACTAACTGTTTATGAAGATTATCAATCATCTCTTACTAAAATTTCGTTGCAACCACCACGACGCCAAATCACTGACGATCTTAAAGAACTATATGATAGTAAAACAAACAGCGACGTTACTTTCGTTGTGggtaatgaaaaattcaaagccCACAAGCTCATAATGTCAACTCGCAGTCCTGTTTTCTTTGCGATGTTCACCCATGAGATGAAGGAAAATAGAGAGAGTGAAGTTACTATACCTGATATAGAGCCTGAAGTTTTCAATAAACTGTTGGAGTTTATTTATACTGACAAAATAACTAATTTGGATGCGGATGCTGCGTATTTATTAGAAGCTGCAGATAAATATCAATTGCTAAATCTGAAAAGTTTATGCGAAGAATCGTTATCTAAGTCAGCCAGTATTGATAATGCGATTGAATTGATGATTTTAGCAGATCTACACAATGCTAATCAATTATTCGAACATGCgcttgaattaataataaaaaatatcgaagctATCATTAAAACTCcagagtataaaatattagaaGAATCTAAACCACTGTTATTAtcgaaattaattgaaaaattggcGACTTCGATAAAGAATAATGGTacataatgtttttttttttgtgatttatttagggaaaaagtaccgtttgtggccactgctccatttttggacatttaatactttattttaatcaacgataaagtataaaataaaatttcaattttaataatgggataaaagtatctttgaacagattttaaaaactaattatattattgtgtctgttactttatttaaattttccaagtgtccaaaactggccctaaagtgaCCAAAAACGGTAACTCTACCCTATGTATTTGTAATTCAATTGACtcattatcttttttttttttttagcttcagcagatgaaaaataatttggatCTTGTACACGAAATACCCAATTAATAAGAGATCGGAATTTGAGTGGAATATTCACCGccaataaatcttttttttttgtataataataaatagttttaGGAATTAAGATCCAAATACGTTAGATATTAACTATCtctcaatataatttttttagattactGATCAAAATATGCATTACTGTGTAAATATCTTTTAATGTCTTTCAATACTaagtaatgattaatttatatcgattaatattattttacttatatatttttatattagtGTCCAATGAAAATGTAAGAAAGTCCTCGGTGATAATTGTGGAttggtagaaatttttatactttcatatctttttgttttaataaatattttgcaacatatattcaaagtattcaaaaaaattttacgtatTAAGTATTCAATTACAATACCCCAATATTTCATGCAGATTAAATACGTgcatcataaaattaccatatTCGTTAAATTTCCTTTCAGTGATCAGTAACACTGATCAAGAttttgtcaataaaataaaccattataaaaataaactattgataaatatatactcaactaattctcaaataaattcaattaaaagaattgaatttcaaattatttgttataagacaaaatggaaatttttagtGATTCCTACTCTAAAAAACGCGCCAAGTAATTTTATGAATGGGAAATTAATGAAAGAATGGCATTTAATTAGTCGATTGAAAACGATGAAGATACAGTAAagcttaatataaatttatatagagtagaggtaccatttgtcGCCACTGCTCcgattttggacatttaatcctttattttaattaatgaaaaagtgtaaaataaaatttggattttaatAGTGGGATAGACGTATCTTTAAAtgtattagaaaaattaattgttattgggttttttacaaatcattttatttaaatgtttcaagtgtccaaaactggtcctgaagtggccaaaaacggtacctctaccctatgcgatgaaaataaattcccaAGCGGcacgataaaaatttgttgactTTAGGTTAAATTCAAAACGACAATTTGTTATCATGAATTCAAATTAACCAATTAATGActtaaattcaacaaaaactcaacaatttttttttttttgtaccgcTTGAGTTATTTACTTGTAAAAATGCATTGAATTCTagttactttttaataataaaagataaatattattacctTACATTCAACTGAAcatcttttgaaaaaaaataattatctttaaaagtaatatactagtgaaaattatagaataaatattttttctataatgagtcttcaaaattacttttcaatTTGTATTCAATGAATACTATTCATTATTAAACAATTGGTAAAATATCCCAAGTGGCCAGCTCAGCTTTTTGTTGGCTTTTAGTTATCTATTCCAAGTCAACTTTTTGCTATTTCTAAATGTTATCAAAATGGTAACAAAAAGTACTTTTGAAAAagataacttttaaaagttgtcttaaagttaacataaaaatgttaacaaaatataatatgaaaatgtTAGCAAAATGTTACCATAAAATGTAGTTATAAATGGTGACTTTTTagagataaataaaagttaccaatttaatgttgataatttatCATCGCTAAAATGTTACATATATGTTGACTTTTTAGTATTATTCAAAAGATAGCATTTTATTGTTAACATTTTACTAACAATTTTGGGTTAACATTTTGCTAATATTATAGTATTTCATTTTGTTATCAATTTGTTGACATTTAGATGTTTTCAACCACAAAAAAGGCGGTAAACGCTGTACAAGCCGCCATTtcggatatatatatatatataaacgctCGAGTGTGATGTGAACAACATAACCTAATATTATTTTGTCTTTTAATTActgtgaaataatttataatataatttatagctATTGATTAACAATACTCAACGGTTCATaaaaggtaaaattttatatataagtatggAAAATTTTCGACAGCGGATACGAAAACCGCTTGATTTGCTTGGACCACGACAACTAAAACGACGTACGCAACAAATACTTGCACTGGAATATTTGTTATctaacttaaataataataataataataataacactaacattaatatttacaacaataacaataacgaCAACGACCATGACGACGATAACAGTAGCCGCGATTCAGACGTTTCAGATGATCCTAGCCGTTTTTCAGGAGCTGTCGATCAAGCTAATGATGAGCCTTTGCCATTGATTGATGGGCTTAACTTTTTTGATCAACCAGTAACCCGATCAGAGTATTAGTTACTTAATTTCCATGTAAACAATCAAGTTGCTAGTGGTGATAATGATTCGATTCTTACTGAGTTCATAAAAGAGTGGCATGTTAAACATAAAATCACACGTGAAGCGACTGACGAACTTTTACGCAAACTTCAATCATAGTCTCAAGAACAATGTTTCTATGCAAAATGAATTTGTAAGTACTAATTAGCTgttgatatttcataatttttgaataactatcataaaaatattacagaaAGACATGATACGGAAAGCTGGTGGTCGCAATGTACAAAAAGCCACTCGTTTTGCATTGGAATCATTCATTTCTGATGAGTTGGCAAAACAAGTGACATGGTCCGGATTACACAGTGAGATTAAAATCTCAGCATGTTTCTTCGTAGAAATTATTAGTGGTAATAGAgcgataaataatattgtaagATTAACTatcctgcttaaaaaatccgatagattctcataGCTGTAAgtataaggccctatacttaactatagcacttctcatagaacaaatttattcttataaaatctctctAGGAATTcatgagaatctattggattctatgagattttttaagcagggtaTCTACTCTTCAAGTTCTAGCAATAACTTGCTTTTTGAAGCCTTTGATTGATCTTTCTACTgtcaaagtaaaataatttacaaccaAACAAGCTATAAATAAATgctgtatttaaattattatgttcattaatttttcttcgttttttttcttttttagaaattttattaagcaCTTTGAACGTTACAAAACCTGATGTTGAACATCAAATGAAAGCCTGGTTTCAACGCGGTAGTGACCGAGCCAATAAGAATACCGATCCTACAAATGGTTCTGTCAAAAAGCAAAAAGTTGCCAAATAATTTGTAGTTACGATCTTTATATTTACAAgttgttttcaaaaaactttttttt
This genomic interval from Microplitis mediator isolate UGA2020A chromosome 2, iyMicMedi2.1, whole genome shotgun sequence contains the following:
- the LOC130663674 gene encoding speckle-type POZ protein B-like translates to MEILSYSDTKEHRIIYKWNIKKATSFIECSKNDPDSVILNSTEFKTTAKIENSWYLRLRIKNDKLSRRKEWISLYLCRKNGEKNIKISYSLFILDNENKEKFKKTYYNTRTKSSERGCSWFLDIKGLLQNEDRFLPNDTLTIGVELTVYEDYQSFPTEFLLETPQRKITDDLKELYDSKSNSDVILVVGNEKFNAHKLILSTRSPVFSAMFTHEMKEKRDSEVTIPDIDPEIFNKLLEFIYTDKITNLDADAAYLLEAADKYQLLNLKSLCEESLSKSVRIDNAIELMVLADMHNANQFLEFIFKFIIKNSKDVIKTLEYGQLEKTRPLLLLKLIQKLADLNEN
- the LOC130663343 gene encoding speckle-type POZ protein B-like, giving the protein MEILAYSHCQKHRVIYKWKINEITSFIESAHDDETTAKLSSPDFTTNGKTGTSWFLQLSLLQEPDWISLYLCRKDGNDNRRVQLSLFILDNKNKRQFLKTSCGIRDFTIGRGISKFVEIKELLKNKDDLLPNNTLTACVELTVYEDYQSSLTKISLQPPRRQITDDLKELYDSKTNSDVTFVVGNEKFKAHKLIMSTRSPVFFAMFTHEMKENRESEVTIPDIEPEVFNKLLEFIYTDKITNLDADAAYLLEAADKYQLLNLKSLCEESLSKSASIDNAIELMILADLHNANQLFEHALELIIKNIEAIIKTPEYKILEESKPLLLSKLIEKLATSIKNNASADEK
- the LOC130662904 gene encoding uncharacterized protein LOC130662904 gives rise to the protein MLNIKSHVKRLTNFYANFNHSLKNNVSMQNEFKDMIRKAGGRNVQKATRFALESFISDELAKQVTWSGLHSEIKISACFFVEIISEILLSTLNVTKPDVEHQMKAWFQRGSDRANKNTDPTNGSVKKQKVAK